GAAAAAGAGATCACGCGAAGAAAGCACTGCATCCGGGATGGCGGATCCGCGCGTTGCTGAGTTTCGGGAACTTGAAGCACGGCACGCCGAAGCCGAGCGCGCGCTCAGAGAAAGCGAAGCGCTCTACCGTGCTGTGGTTGAGAGCGTAGCTGACGGTATTGCTATTACCGTGGGCACCACGAGGAGCTTTGTCAATAGAGCATTCTTGGATATCCATGGTCTCAAAGATGCCTCTGAGGTCGTCGGGTTACCCGTCGACCAATTTATTCTCCCCGAGTACAAAGAGCTGGTGCGAAGCCGCATCCTGGCTCGAGAACATGGCGACCCGGTCAAAACGATTGTGGAGTACGAGATCAAGAGACCTGATGGAGAGATCCGTTCTGTACAGGCGTCCGTCGGGACCATCCGGTTCAATGGTGAAATAGCCGGCCTGGCAGTGCTTCGGGATATAACCGAGCAGAAGCGGGCAGAGGAGGAAATCCGGAAACTCAATGAGGCGCTCGAGCACAAAATCGGTGAGCTGAACGAGAGCAACCACGATCTGGAAGCCTTCAACTATTCTGTGTCCCACGATCTTAGGATTCCGCTCGTGGCCATAGACGGGTTCTCGAGGAGGCTCCTCGAACACCACGCCGGGCAGCTTGACGCTAAGGGCTTGCAGCTACTCGAGTTCATCAGAAACGACGCAAAAAAAATGGAGCAGCTTATCCGGGACCTCCTCACCTATGCCCGTCTGGGGCGGCAGGAGATCGGGCTCTCCGTTGTCTCAATGGAGCGACTTGCCCGCGAAATACTGGATGAGTTCGCAGTCGTACATTCGACACGTACCGTGGAGCTCAAAATAGGGAAACTGCCCCCGGCGTACTGCGACGCGTCCATGGTCCGGCAGGTCTTTGTAAATCTGCTCTCCAATGCCTTCAAATTTACGCAATACCGCGATGGCGCACGTATCGAGATTGGCGGCAGCGCATCAGGGACAGGCGAAAACATGTATTGGGTCAAAGATAACGGCGTGGGGTTTGATCCCCGGTCTGCGGAAAAACTTTTTGGAGTTTTTCAGCGGCTGCATGGCTCTGACCGCTTTGAGGGCACGGGTATTGGTCTGGCCATAGTCAAAAGAATTATTGATTTCCACAAGGGACGTGTCTGGGCGGAAGCCAAGCCCGAAGAAGGCGCAACGTTTTATTTTACGTTGCCGGCAAGCCCGGACGCCCAAATTCCAAACCCCAATATCTAAATTCCAAACAAAATCACAAATTCCAATATCTAAACAACGAGTACCGTTCCGTTGTTTAGATATTTGCTGTTTGATATTGTTTGGGATTTGGTGCTTCGATATTGAAAATTGCTGTTCCGTCAGTGGCTATCGTTCTATCGTGCGGCCGTCTTCAAGGACGCCGCCCTGGAAGTCTTCCTCGTGCGCCCCGGAGCTGATGATACAATTTGTTCCCACCCTGACACCGGCTGGAATGATCGCCTGCTTTCCTATCACTGTGAGACCCGAATACACATGAGTGGAATACGCAGCGTTTGGTACGGATGGGTCGCCAAGGCCGACACTTGCCCCCTGGCCGATGACTACTTCCTTGTCGACGATGCACCTTTCGACATGCGCTCCTGCTTTGATTATCGAATCGTGCATCACCACTGAGTCTTTGACCAGCGCGCCTTTTTCCACGACCACGCCCGGTGACAACACAGAATTCTGAACCCTGCCCATGATAGTGCAATTGGGCGAAAGCATGGAATTCACCACTGCTGCACCTTTAACTATTCTCGTCGGAGGACGGTCGTAAAACATCCTGGCAGTAGTGTGGTTAGTCTTAATGTGAGGGAGATGAGGCGTCAGTGCCGATTGCGGGTTGAGCAGATCCATGTTGGTATCCCAGTATGCCTGTATGGTGCCGGCATCACGCCAGTATCCATGGAAGGGATACCCGTAAACTTTCGCCTCTTTCAAAGCTCTCGGTACTACGTGCTGTCCGAAATCCTCCTCTTTGATCTCGTTGAGCGTCTGTACGAGATACTTTCTGTCAAAGACGTAAATACCCATAGATGCCAGATTCGACCTGGCCTTGTGCGGTTTTTCCTGCCAGTCAATTATGCGATCGCGGTTGTCGACTATTCCCACCCCGAAGTGGCGTGTCTCTTCCCAGGGCACAGGAAGCATGCCGATTGTTACGTGCGCTTTGCGCTCGCGATGGAACTTCACCAGCGGCAGATAATCCATGCAGTAGATATGGTCGCCCGAGAGGATCAGCACATCCCTGTAATCTCTGTCCGTGACGAACCCCAGGTTCTGCCTCACGGCATCGGCCGTTCCTTTGTACCAGTCCCAATCCTTTTCGCCGGTCTTGGGTGGAAGGATTTTGACCGCACGTGTACGCCCGTGGAGATCCCACGCAGAACCGTCGCCGATGTGGTCCATGAGGGAGAGAGGCTTGTACTGCGTCAAAATGGCAACCCTCGAAAGGCCGCAGTTTGAAACGTTGCTCAACGTGAAATCAATGATCCGGTAAATGCCGCCGAAAGGTACCGCAGGTTTGGCTCGATGGCGTACGAGTATATTGAGGCGGCTTCCAACGCCGCCTGCCATGAGGACAGCGACCACGTCCCTCATTTCACCACCTCGCCGGACGCATATTCTTTTCTGGAGAAACGGCCCGC
This DNA window, taken from Syntrophorhabdales bacterium, encodes the following:
- a CDS encoding ATP-binding protein, with translation MSRKKRSREESTASGMADPRVAEFRELEARHAEAERALRESEALYRAVVESVADGIAITVGTTRSFVNRAFLDIHGLKDASEVVGLPVDQFILPEYKELVRSRILAREHGDPVKTIVEYEIKRPDGEIRSVQASVGTIRFNGEIAGLAVLRDITEQKRAEEEIRKLNEALEHKIGELNESNHDLEAFNYSVSHDLRIPLVAIDGFSRRLLEHHAGQLDAKGLQLLEFIRNDAKKMEQLIRDLLTYARLGRQEIGLSVVSMERLAREILDEFAVVHSTRTVELKIGKLPPAYCDASMVRQVFVNLLSNAFKFTQYRDGARIEIGGSASGTGENMYWVKDNGVGFDPRSAEKLFGVFQRLHGSDRFEGTGIGLAIVKRIIDFHKGRVWAEAKPEEGATFYFTLPASPDAQIPNPNI
- a CDS encoding sugar phosphate nucleotidyltransferase; translated protein: MRDVVAVLMAGGVGSRLNILVRHRAKPAVPFGGIYRIIDFTLSNVSNCGLSRVAILTQYKPLSLMDHIGDGSAWDLHGRTRAVKILPPKTGEKDWDWYKGTADAVRQNLGFVTDRDYRDVLILSGDHIYCMDYLPLVKFHRERKAHVTIGMLPVPWEETRHFGVGIVDNRDRIIDWQEKPHKARSNLASMGIYVFDRKYLVQTLNEIKEEDFGQHVVPRALKEAKVYGYPFHGYWRDAGTIQAYWDTNMDLLNPQSALTPHLPHIKTNHTTARMFYDRPPTRIVKGAAVVNSMLSPNCTIMGRVQNSVLSPGVVVEKGALVKDSVVMHDSIIKAGAHVERCIVDKEVVIGQGASVGLGDPSVPNAAYSTHVYSGLTVIGKQAIIPAGVRVGTNCIISSGAHEEDFQGGVLEDGRTIER